In a single window of the Nitrospira sp. MA-1 genome:
- a CDS encoding glycosyltransferase — translation MAKLLMASLVDPTTHPGGAGTYTRGLLAALETRHAVQVVAPRHPPPGPWYRSRQLVALARSCLSPLPALPLFTRQPELTRRIRAIARSQPFEAAVINGGDMLWAITELPPEMPTVLIAHNLEHQVLTQKLANYPFLSHVLKREISKQRQYEIEGFRRSRGVIFLSSTEMAWSCDQVPGLRTLHIPPLFTNPPVIRQPQLNGPLRLGFLADFAWWPNRQSWKWVMENILPKVRRPITVHVFGRQSDQIPTCDNVISHGFVKDLREVWEQVDIMICPIREGAGVNIKLAESLYNRMPVLATNQAVRGLTCSSGSGLVTIDSAEEWVTFLNSSEAERLATQVPSEALSQQFAIDQYREKLNNFILEVVVDGLRNQEQSTKP, via the coding sequence ATGGCCAAGCTCTTGATGGCGTCGCTGGTGGACCCTACGACACACCCGGGGGGAGCCGGGACGTACACGCGCGGCCTGCTGGCGGCCCTGGAAACGAGGCACGCCGTCCAGGTGGTGGCCCCCCGGCACCCGCCTCCAGGCCCTTGGTATCGGTCACGCCAGCTCGTGGCGTTGGCCCGGTCGTGCCTCTCCCCCCTGCCCGCCTTGCCGTTGTTTACCCGGCAGCCGGAGTTGACGCGGCGAATCCGCGCCATCGCCCGCTCTCAGCCCTTCGAGGCCGCCGTGATCAACGGCGGGGACATGTTGTGGGCGATCACCGAACTCCCGCCAGAAATGCCGACCGTGCTCATCGCACATAATCTGGAGCACCAGGTGCTGACTCAGAAACTGGCCAATTACCCCTTCCTTTCACATGTCCTCAAACGGGAAATTAGCAAACAACGTCAGTATGAGATCGAGGGGTTCCGTCGTTCGCGAGGAGTGATATTTCTTTCGTCAACTGAAATGGCTTGGAGTTGCGACCAGGTCCCAGGGTTGCGAACGCTTCATATTCCGCCCTTATTTACTAATCCTCCCGTGATTCGTCAGCCGCAACTCAACGGCCCTCTGCGGCTTGGATTCCTTGCCGATTTCGCATGGTGGCCCAATCGCCAAAGTTGGAAGTGGGTGATGGAGAATATCCTTCCCAAGGTACGCCGCCCAATCACCGTTCACGTCTTTGGGCGACAGAGTGACCAGATACCCACTTGTGACAACGTGATCTCCCATGGCTTTGTCAAAGATCTTCGAGAGGTATGGGAACAGGTGGATATCATGATCTGCCCCATACGCGAAGGAGCCGGTGTAAACATCAAACTTGCGGAGAGTCTGTACAATCGAATGCCCGTTCTTGCGACCAACCAGGCTGTACGTGGCCTCACATGCTCATCCGGGTCGGGGCTGGTGACCATCGATAGTGCTGAGGAATGGGTGACCTTCTTGAATTCGTCCGAAGCTGAACGACTTGCCACTCAAGTCCCATCAGAGGCATTAAGCCAACAATTCGCTATCGACCAGTATAGGGAGAAGTTGAATAACTTCATACTAGAGGTGGTCGTTGATGGGCTGAGGAACCAAGAGCAGTCCACAAAACCATGA
- a CDS encoding glycosyltransferase, protein MREKEQPEPGPTARPVVSVLIVADHDTERHAELADLRSCLHALAAQEVDAPVEFLLVETQERARSLPAEVLALLPGLRVIGVPHNATYEQKNAGAQAAQGDIIALLDVDCIPVAGWLQALITTFRAHPDYVAVSGRTRYEGKTTSERCLSVLSRGFLDPGKEGPTRFISNNNSGFRREVYARFPLPEGEGPYAAQLQSAAMRRDGGRFLFQPTMTVIHDFEGWTMERDIRCHIGWATIRIRQIDPGLRFSWLLRLGPASIPLFYIGRVVESVGTCLRVGHQYGLRLTDYPVALGLTLWVHFLEITGMRLAFRHQRVDHTKYR, encoded by the coding sequence ATGCGTGAGAAGGAGCAGCCGGAGCCCGGCCCCACTGCCAGGCCGGTGGTAAGCGTGCTGATTGTGGCGGACCATGACACCGAGCGCCACGCCGAACTGGCGGATCTGCGCAGTTGTCTGCACGCCCTCGCCGCCCAGGAGGTGGACGCCCCCGTGGAATTTCTGCTCGTCGAGACACAAGAGCGGGCCCGAAGCCTTCCGGCGGAGGTGCTCGCCCTGTTACCGGGCTTACGGGTGATCGGCGTGCCTCATAATGCGACCTACGAACAAAAGAACGCGGGCGCACAGGCGGCGCAGGGGGACATCATCGCGCTCTTGGATGTCGACTGCATTCCGGTGGCCGGCTGGCTGCAGGCCCTGATCACCACGTTCCGGGCCCATCCCGACTACGTGGCGGTGAGCGGCCGCACCAGGTATGAGGGCAAAACCACCAGCGAGCGCTGTCTGTCGGTCCTCTCCCGCGGCTTTCTCGATCCCGGCAAAGAAGGCCCGACCCGCTTCATTTCCAATAACAACTCCGGGTTTCGCCGGGAGGTGTACGCACGGTTTCCCCTGCCGGAGGGAGAAGGCCCCTACGCCGCGCAGCTCCAATCGGCGGCCATGAGGCGGGACGGCGGCCGTTTTCTCTTTCAGCCCACCATGACCGTGATCCACGACTTCGAGGGCTGGACCATGGAGCGGGATATTCGGTGCCATATCGGCTGGGCCACGATCCGAATCCGGCAGATTGATCCCGGGTTGCGATTCAGCTGGCTGCTCCGGCTCGGGCCGGCGTCCATTCCGTTGTTTTACATAGGGCGGGTGGTGGAGAGCGTGGGGACGTGTCTCCGGGTGGGCCATCAATACGGGCTGCGGCTGACGGACTATCCCGTCGCCCTGGGACTGACCCTGTGGGTTCATTTTCTCGAAATCACCGGCATGCGGCTGGCCTTCCGGCACCAGCGCGTCGACCACACGAAATATCGCTGA
- a CDS encoding glycosyltransferase family 4 protein, with protein MLSQHRCTFLSKLRRGSCAGPMKRITVLYAYLGFYRDAGGEHAPLGLAEELDRERFSFEIVTLMPTTSRIGAAVQATGCPVHELRLGIPRLTNPIGMLKVLKAFYQTFRRIQPDIVQTQSPFCNVWARLAAKLARVPIVIATINFDEPPPPWFLRPVMRTMQSWLATSTTAYVCVAEHVRQNQLHPDEWDRAEIIHSFFDLPRFLSGRANLPAIRALTDPARPVLGLVGRLEFEKGHRVAIAAMRTIVEAIPGARLQIVGTGSLAQALREQVVALGLSAYVEFTGHQPQICEIMTHMDLLLIPSYNEAFGKVVLESIAAGVPLVGSRSGAFPEILEHGKYGTLVAPSDPAALADAALAIIANPAPALAKLRAARATVLPRYTKEDSARHHAELYCRLTHTSSGHIAKRPPVRNNSIPVE; from the coding sequence GTGCTGTCTCAGCACCGTTGCACATTTCTCAGCAAGCTGAGGAGAGGATCCTGCGCGGGACCCATGAAACGAATAACGGTCTTGTATGCCTATCTTGGATTTTACCGCGATGCCGGCGGGGAACATGCCCCGTTGGGCCTGGCCGAGGAACTTGACCGCGAGCGCTTCAGCTTTGAAATCGTCACCTTGATGCCCACCACCTCAAGAATTGGCGCTGCGGTCCAGGCGACGGGGTGCCCCGTGCATGAGCTGAGGCTGGGTATCCCGCGGCTTACTAACCCAATCGGCATGCTCAAGGTTCTCAAGGCCTTTTATCAGACCTTCCGCCGCATCCAACCGGACATCGTGCAGACCCAATCACCATTTTGTAATGTGTGGGCCCGTCTGGCGGCCAAACTGGCGCGCGTGCCAATCGTCATCGCAACGATTAATTTTGATGAACCACCGCCTCCCTGGTTCCTAAGGCCGGTGATGCGTACCATGCAGAGCTGGTTGGCCACGAGCACCACCGCCTACGTCTGTGTGGCCGAGCATGTGCGACAGAACCAGTTACATCCCGACGAATGGGACCGTGCCGAAATCATCCACAGCTTTTTCGATCTCCCACGCTTTCTGTCAGGCCGTGCCAATTTGCCGGCCATCCGCGCGCTCACCGATCCCGCGCGGCCAGTCCTCGGTCTTGTCGGCCGGCTCGAATTCGAAAAAGGCCATCGGGTGGCGATCGCGGCCATGCGGACCATCGTCGAGGCCATCCCCGGGGCTCGCCTCCAGATCGTCGGGACCGGCAGCTTGGCACAAGCCCTCCGGGAGCAAGTGGTGGCCCTCGGCCTCTCGGCATATGTCGAGTTCACGGGGCACCAACCACAGATTTGCGAGATCATGACCCATATGGACCTATTGCTGATCCCGTCCTACAACGAAGCCTTCGGAAAGGTAGTATTGGAGTCGATTGCCGCCGGGGTCCCGTTAGTGGGAAGCCGGAGCGGGGCCTTTCCCGAAATTCTGGAACACGGAAAATACGGGACCTTGGTCGCCCCCTCCGATCCTGCCGCGTTGGCCGACGCGGCCCTCGCGATCATCGCGAACCCGGCCCCGGCCTTGGCCAAGCTGCGGGCGGCTCGCGCGACCGTGCTCCCGCGCTACACGAAAGAGGACAGCGCCCGACACCATGCGGAACTGTATTGCCGGTTAACCCACACGTCTTCGGGACACATTGCCAAACGGCCTCCCGTCAGGAATAATTCCATTCCCGTGGAGTGA
- a CDS encoding alkaline phosphatase family protein, producing MIAIISLEAPSRPLMEQLIRDNRLPNFASLQQKGEVVELAPPFLDGAVYATLYTGQHLSEHGVYSLFTWSAPEQKLRLSHELIPDDTLFRRLDRAGKRVLAIDPPEHPLQELRNGIVVSGCQFRSRVHLAKWSRPSGANGELLKHLGKTPRGEETFGQPSQRHLLHLRKILIQAPGRLASAVEQLLEEKKADVLWVGMAAVHLAGHQLRDPASVDAIGQSTAGASLLEDSLIEVYLAADAALGRITRILPDNADILVFWAKGMGPETCRADLLPEMLERILNPRPIVHTSSGNDILTRLRAIVPTSLRSKVADALPDSLSLQLTARLGTIGKDWKTVRAFTLPSDGPGLVRLNIRGRERNGIVTESEATVLRDQITEGLRTFYDIDGKECIADIERPGDHLPPGHKIDRLPDLVIRWSNQSSTNLRGVISPKYGTVLRGGAGSGRSGNHIPGGGAIIVPRSGTYRPINNRTPNLVDLSATVCAAAGIPYEDLPGQSLLAYD from the coding sequence ATGATCGCAATCATCTCTTTGGAAGCTCCATCGCGTCCCCTCATGGAGCAGTTGATCCGTGACAATCGACTGCCGAATTTCGCGTCTCTTCAACAAAAGGGGGAGGTTGTCGAACTCGCCCCCCCCTTTCTTGATGGAGCCGTCTACGCCACTCTTTACACAGGTCAGCATCTGTCCGAGCACGGGGTTTACTCCTTGTTTACCTGGTCGGCTCCCGAACAAAAGCTACGGCTATCCCACGAGCTGATACCGGATGACACCCTATTCCGACGACTGGACCGGGCAGGCAAACGAGTCCTTGCCATAGATCCACCTGAGCATCCCTTGCAAGAGCTGAGGAACGGTATCGTCGTGAGCGGATGCCAGTTTCGATCGCGGGTCCATTTGGCCAAATGGTCGCGTCCTTCCGGCGCAAACGGGGAACTCTTGAAACACCTTGGCAAGACACCAAGAGGTGAGGAGACCTTTGGTCAGCCGTCACAACGCCATTTGCTTCACCTCCGGAAGATCCTCATACAGGCGCCCGGCCGTCTCGCGAGCGCTGTTGAACAATTGCTGGAGGAAAAGAAAGCCGATGTTCTCTGGGTAGGCATGGCTGCTGTCCATCTTGCGGGTCACCAGCTTCGGGATCCAGCGTCCGTCGACGCCATCGGGCAGTCCACGGCCGGAGCAAGTCTGCTGGAGGATTCCTTGATTGAGGTCTATCTCGCAGCCGACGCAGCACTTGGTCGAATAACACGAATACTGCCTGACAACGCAGATATTCTCGTGTTCTGGGCAAAGGGAATGGGTCCGGAGACCTGTCGGGCCGATCTTCTTCCCGAGATGCTGGAACGGATTCTGAACCCGCGCCCCATCGTCCACACGTCATCAGGAAATGACATCCTGACGAGACTGCGGGCGATAGTGCCCACCTCGCTCCGCTCTAAAGTCGCAGATGCCTTACCGGATTCATTGTCTCTCCAGCTTACAGCTCGACTGGGGACAATCGGGAAAGATTGGAAGACGGTACGGGCCTTCACGCTTCCTTCAGACGGCCCTGGATTGGTTCGACTCAACATCCGCGGGCGCGAGCGAAATGGGATCGTCACCGAATCCGAAGCAACCGTGCTCCGCGACCAGATTACCGAAGGCTTGCGAACCTTTTACGACATCGATGGTAAAGAATGCATCGCGGACATTGAACGCCCAGGAGACCATTTACCTCCAGGGCACAAAATAGACAGGCTTCCCGATCTGGTTATCCGATGGAGTAACCAATCATCGACAAACCTGCGCGGCGTGATTTCACCGAAATACGGCACGGTGTTGCGCGGAGGTGCGGGATCAGGGCGATCAGGAAACCACATACCCGGCGGGGGCGCGATTATCGTCCCACGATCGGGAACTTATCGCCCGATCAATAACCGGACCCCAAATCTGGTCGATCTGAGCGCAACGGTCTGTGCAGCAGCGGGTATTCCCTACGAGGACCTTCCCGGCCAGTCCCTTCTCGCATATGACTAA
- a CDS encoding acyloxyacyl hydrolase: MICILLMVGPTWGSDFDARSRVTKGTLEFGFLTGFWQGNNAFGNEPSANRSGVYFLPQLGKVLTDEIGSGWTSGNVELLIEPLAAHYYEPFSASAFGGSLVVKYNFLNFGRWMPFWDAGAGMLWTDLGPRIPEQSTQFNFVLQTGPGVSYFVTQNMAMTFGIRFHHISNAGIGERNIGLNGCLFNVGVSFFTP, from the coding sequence ATGATATGCATTCTCCTTATGGTGGGACCAACTTGGGGGTCAGATTTTGATGCGAGAAGTCGTGTGACTAAGGGCACCCTCGAATTCGGATTTCTCACCGGGTTTTGGCAAGGGAATAATGCCTTTGGCAACGAGCCGTCGGCTAATCGCAGTGGAGTCTACTTTCTGCCTCAATTGGGTAAGGTTTTGACGGATGAGATTGGCTCAGGTTGGACATCGGGTAATGTCGAACTTTTAATTGAACCGTTGGCTGCTCACTATTATGAACCTTTTAGCGCCTCGGCGTTCGGAGGCTCGTTAGTGGTGAAATACAATTTCCTCAACTTTGGACGTTGGATGCCATTTTGGGATGCCGGAGCAGGCATGTTGTGGACGGATTTGGGACCCCGGATTCCCGAACAAAGCACGCAATTTAATTTTGTCCTCCAAACGGGTCCGGGCGTGTCATATTTTGTGACGCAGAACATGGCAATGACCTTCGGCATTCGGTTCCATCACATTTCGAACGCAGGGATTGGCGAACGGAATATAGGGTTGAACGGCTGTCTGTTTAATGTCGGGGTTTCATTTTTTACGCCGTAA
- a CDS encoding sodium-dependent transporter: MNISDRQSVHGQWSSRWTFILAATGAAVGLGNIWKFPYLTGQNGGSAFVLVYILCVAALGIPLMMAEILLGRRGRSTPIRSMQILAKETNTTQWWQIVGWSGTLAGMLILSYYSVIGGWTLAYIFKSAGGTFSGASGQFAADTFSSFVGSGTTLFIWHTIFMVLTMGVVAGGVKGGLERAIQFLMPTLFILLLLMVAYSMTTGFFGKGLEFLFTPDFSKLTGASMLTAMGQAFFSLSLGMGTIMIYGSYVPKDTSIASTSIIIGLADTFVALLAGMAIFPIVFANNLEPGSGPGLIFQTLPVAFGNMPGGLAFGSLFFILLLVAAWTSSISLIEPLVTWLIETLGLSRIKASLYSGFATWLIGLGTVGSFNWWAEITFFGGTFFDLLDFVTSNLMLPLGGILIALFAGWLMKAESTKSELNIHNPTLYLAWQALVRYIAPVAVFIVLLNAIGIL; this comes from the coding sequence ATGAATATCTCCGATCGACAATCGGTACATGGCCAATGGTCCTCACGATGGACCTTTATCCTCGCGGCTACGGGTGCAGCCGTAGGCTTGGGCAATATTTGGAAATTCCCCTACCTCACAGGACAAAATGGAGGGAGTGCGTTTGTTCTCGTTTATATCCTCTGCGTGGCAGCCCTGGGAATTCCATTGATGATGGCCGAAATTTTGTTGGGGCGTAGAGGACGCTCCACACCCATTCGTTCCATGCAGATTTTGGCTAAAGAAACTAACACCACTCAATGGTGGCAGATAGTTGGATGGTCCGGGACTCTGGCAGGCATGCTGATCCTTTCCTATTACAGTGTCATCGGCGGGTGGACCCTGGCATACATCTTCAAATCTGCAGGAGGAACATTTAGTGGCGCCAGCGGCCAATTTGCTGCGGACACCTTCAGCAGTTTCGTGGGGAGCGGAACCACTCTCTTCATCTGGCACACAATTTTTATGGTTTTGACCATGGGCGTCGTGGCGGGTGGCGTCAAAGGCGGTCTGGAACGAGCGATTCAATTTCTCATGCCAACCCTTTTCATTCTATTGCTACTCATGGTCGCCTACAGCATGACCACCGGGTTTTTTGGCAAGGGTCTGGAATTTCTTTTTACCCCGGACTTCAGCAAATTGACTGGCGCTAGCATGCTGACGGCGATGGGGCAAGCCTTCTTTAGTCTCAGTCTCGGTATGGGCACCATCATGATCTACGGCTCCTATGTCCCCAAGGACACCTCAATTGCCTCCACCTCCATTATCATTGGCCTCGCCGACACCTTCGTCGCCTTATTAGCCGGCATGGCCATTTTTCCAATCGTGTTTGCGAACAATTTGGAACCCGGCTCTGGCCCAGGTCTCATTTTCCAAACACTGCCCGTCGCGTTTGGCAACATGCCCGGCGGCCTCGCCTTCGGTTCGCTCTTTTTTATTCTCCTGCTGGTTGCCGCCTGGACGTCGTCGATTTCTTTGATCGAACCACTGGTCACATGGCTCATTGAAACGCTTGGATTATCACGAATCAAGGCTTCCCTGTATTCAGGGTTTGCCACCTGGCTGATTGGCCTCGGAACAGTCGGGTCATTCAACTGGTGGGCAGAAATCACATTCTTCGGAGGAACCTTCTTTGACCTGTTAGATTTTGTGACATCCAATCTCATGCTTCCCCTGGGTGGAATTCTCATTGCCCTCTTTGCCGGGTGGCTCATGAAGGCCGAAAGCACTAAATCCGAACTTAATATTCATAATCCTACCCTCTACCTGGCCTGGCAGGCCCTCGTACGTTACATCGCCCCGGTTGCGGTGTTTATTGTCCTCCTCAATGCGATCGGCATTCTATAG
- a CDS encoding FAD-dependent thymidylate synthase — protein MSDEQRNRKVIALAPMPPEKSAYALARYSRSPDSIEESLRWVHSHSSEKFWEQFYFAYGHGSIADLGHATVCFEQISELAAIRLEDEPLWDGQAKSSRYQNFAAAGCYVPNEIANSEIEGEYRGILGSLYNIYRLLKDPIQTHLGKRYPRPETMKPADYARTIGARTYDVIRYLLPLAAMTNVGQVVSIRTLEKQITRLLSAQLPELKGIGEDLKEACAKSPSTVWAELHQEETKGLEPLAPTLARYAEANEYQGSAYRDVFRQVKGRLKTAGYDDPKSWKGKDQPVDLLEPHAPLDELVTTLVYRVSHAPYRVLLEWVQQWSEKEKQEVVDAALRGRGPHDDLIKEFRSGYAFVFDVLMDIGGWRDMHRHRRCQQIQQNFTTIHGYEVPSVLAEAGVEREYRQAMDAVQSDIEQLRVSNQEAALYAIPFGFRVRCLFKMDFAEVEYIAKLRSGVKGHWSYRTVAWLMKQKMLERHPYLGTLIEATSPDIEDSLTR, from the coding sequence ATGAGTGACGAACAACGAAATCGAAAAGTGATTGCTTTGGCGCCGATGCCACCGGAAAAATCTGCTTATGCTTTGGCTCGATATAGCCGTTCGCCCGATTCTATTGAGGAGAGTCTGCGATGGGTCCATTCTCATTCTTCCGAAAAGTTTTGGGAGCAGTTTTATTTTGCGTATGGGCATGGCTCGATTGCCGATTTGGGTCACGCGACGGTGTGTTTCGAGCAGATTTCCGAGCTGGCGGCGATTCGTCTTGAGGATGAGCCGCTGTGGGATGGACAGGCCAAGTCCAGCCGCTATCAAAACTTTGCCGCAGCCGGGTGTTACGTGCCCAACGAGATTGCCAATAGCGAAATTGAGGGCGAATATCGCGGCATCCTTGGGAGTCTCTATAACATTTATCGTTTGTTGAAAGATCCGATCCAAACTCATCTGGGTAAGCGGTATCCCAGGCCGGAGACGATGAAGCCGGCAGACTATGCCCGGACCATCGGTGCCAGGACTTATGATGTCATTCGCTATCTGCTTCCACTGGCGGCCATGACGAATGTGGGGCAGGTGGTAAGTATTCGTACGCTGGAAAAGCAAATCACGCGTTTGCTATCTGCTCAATTGCCGGAGTTGAAGGGAATTGGTGAAGATCTGAAGGAGGCGTGCGCCAAATCACCCTCAACGGTGTGGGCCGAGTTGCATCAGGAAGAGACCAAAGGGTTAGAGCCCTTGGCGCCGACATTAGCCCGGTATGCGGAGGCCAACGAGTATCAGGGGTCGGCTTACAGGGACGTGTTTCGCCAGGTGAAAGGACGATTGAAGACGGCAGGCTATGATGATCCGAAATCGTGGAAAGGCAAGGATCAGCCGGTTGATTTGCTGGAGCCGCATGCCCCGTTGGATGAATTAGTGACGACGCTGGTGTACCGAGTGAGTCATGCCCCTTATCGGGTACTCCTTGAATGGGTACAGCAGTGGTCAGAGAAAGAGAAGCAGGAAGTGGTCGATGCCGCGCTTCGTGGTCGTGGTCCTCATGATGACTTAATAAAGGAATTTCGATCCGGGTATGCATTTGTCTTTGATGTTCTGATGGATATCGGGGGGTGGCGGGATATGCACCGGCACCGACGTTGTCAGCAGATTCAGCAGAATTTTACGACGATTCATGGGTATGAGGTGCCGTCGGTTTTGGCGGAGGCTGGAGTGGAGAGAGAGTATCGGCAGGCTATGGATGCCGTGCAATCGGATATTGAGCAATTGCGCGTCAGCAATCAGGAAGCGGCACTCTATGCCATTCCATTTGGGTTTCGTGTTCGGTGTTTGTTTAAGATGGATTTTGCGGAAGTTGAATATATTGCCAAATTACGGTCCGGGGTAAAGGGCCATTGGTCGTATCGAACCGTGGCGTGGCTGATGAAGCAAAAGATGCTTGAACGACATCCGTATTTGGGGACTCTCATTGAGGCTACTTCCCCTGATATTGAAGATTCGCTGACGCGATAG
- a CDS encoding tetratricopeptide repeat protein — MSVDYERVINDSICQGEWDVVYEEARRWSEQAECGPLPFFALNVVCMLRGDFAEAWQVYPRAFGEETDVQILKEWIARLLRDRSDNPNFLLFEGVFHTQCGRLEDAVVRYEQVGALAPHSPYPYFFLAQIYQVKDRIDQAVKAYREAIKRDPSYVAARLKLGVAYQDQGQLEMAIPQYREVLKLRPDEPFGHTNLACALAEQGKLELAIEEYKKALKIIPNDAEVHFALGGLYENRGRLDLAKRQYEEALRLEPNFAPAATAIGWFLYDKGQDNFAMDYFSRALKANPNDAQATFGVGRIYDEKNKPELAVQHYQRALSLEKDPDRKMRILNFMDKLLG; from the coding sequence ATGAGTGTGGATTATGAGCGTGTGATCAATGACTCCATTTGCCAAGGTGAATGGGATGTCGTCTATGAAGAGGCACGACGGTGGTCGGAGCAAGCTGAGTGCGGGCCCTTGCCGTTTTTTGCGTTGAATGTCGTCTGCATGTTGCGAGGGGATTTTGCCGAAGCGTGGCAGGTCTATCCTCGGGCTTTTGGAGAAGAGACCGATGTGCAAATACTTAAAGAGTGGATTGCGCGCTTACTGAGGGATCGATCCGATAATCCAAATTTCTTGTTATTTGAAGGCGTGTTTCATACGCAGTGCGGCCGACTGGAAGACGCGGTGGTCAGGTATGAACAAGTCGGAGCTTTGGCTCCACATTCTCCTTATCCATACTTTTTCCTGGCGCAGATTTATCAGGTCAAAGACCGCATCGACCAAGCTGTCAAAGCTTATCGCGAAGCGATAAAGCGAGACCCTTCCTATGTGGCAGCTCGCCTAAAGCTTGGAGTGGCCTATCAGGACCAGGGGCAGTTGGAAATGGCTATTCCCCAATACCGGGAAGTTTTGAAACTCCGTCCTGATGAACCATTTGGGCATACCAATCTTGCATGTGCTCTAGCCGAACAAGGAAAGTTGGAGTTGGCAATTGAAGAATATAAAAAAGCATTGAAGATTATTCCCAATGATGCTGAGGTTCATTTCGCCTTGGGAGGTTTGTATGAAAACAGGGGACGATTGGATTTAGCCAAACGACAGTATGAAGAAGCTCTTCGGCTGGAACCGAATTTTGCTCCAGCTGCGACGGCGATCGGCTGGTTTTTATATGATAAGGGGCAAGACAATTTTGCGATGGATTATTTCAGCCGCGCGCTCAAAGCGAATCCTAATGATGCGCAAGCCACTTTTGGCGTCGGCCGGATCTATGATGAAAAAAACAAGCCGGAACTGGCGGTGCAGCATTATCAACGGGCACTCTCTTTAGAGAAGGATCCAGACCGGAAAATGCGCATTCTCAATTTTATGGATAAACTGCTTGGATAG
- the serC gene encoding 3-phosphoserine/phosphohydroxythreonine transaminase, protein MSRLYNFSAGPAILPEEVLKQAQAELPDWHGSGASIMEMSHRGKEFVSVAAEAEQDVRDLLGVPANYKVLFLQGGASTQFATIPMNILRGKSKADYILTGAWGKKAVSDAKKYCAVNVAASSEGDNFTSIPPFERWALSQDAAYVHYTPNETIGGVEFHWVPDTGAVPLVADFSSTILSRAIDVSRFGIIYAGAQKNIGPAGLTLVIVRDDLIGDVLPITPSVYDYAKQAEADSMLNTPPTYAVYIAGLVFKWLKKQGGLSAMGAINQRKAGKLYAAIDGSKFYRNPVEKSSRSWMNVPFILANPDLDKAFITEAKEAGLTTLEGHRSVGGMRASIYNAMPEAGVDALIDFMADFEKRKA, encoded by the coding sequence ATGTCGCGGTTATATAATTTTAGTGCGGGGCCGGCGATCCTGCCGGAAGAGGTGCTGAAACAGGCTCAGGCCGAATTGCCGGATTGGCACGGTTCCGGTGCATCAATCATGGAAATGAGCCACCGTGGGAAAGAGTTTGTCTCGGTGGCCGCAGAAGCCGAGCAAGATGTCCGTGATTTATTAGGAGTACCCGCTAATTACAAAGTGCTCTTTTTGCAAGGCGGGGCATCAACTCAATTTGCAACTATTCCCATGAATATCTTACGTGGGAAAAGTAAGGCTGATTACATTCTGACTGGTGCGTGGGGCAAAAAAGCCGTAAGTGATGCTAAAAAATATTGTGCAGTAAATGTTGCGGCATCTTCCGAAGGCGATAATTTTACCAGTATTCCGCCGTTTGAACGTTGGGCATTAAGTCAGGATGCTGCCTATGTGCATTACACGCCAAATGAAACGATCGGTGGGGTGGAATTCCACTGGGTGCCAGATACCGGCGCGGTACCGTTAGTTGCCGATTTTTCATCAACTATTTTATCGCGTGCCATTGATGTCAGTCGGTTTGGAATCATCTATGCTGGCGCACAAAAAAATATCGGCCCCGCTGGTTTAACCTTAGTGATTGTGCGGGACGATCTCATCGGAGATGTGTTGCCGATTACTCCAAGCGTGTACGATTATGCCAAGCAAGCCGAAGCGGATTCTATGTTGAATACACCTCCAACCTATGCGGTGTATATTGCCGGTTTGGTATTTAAGTGGTTAAAAAAGCAAGGTGGCCTCTCGGCGATGGGTGCCATCAATCAGCGGAAGGCCGGTAAACTTTATGCGGCAATTGATGGGTCAAAATTTTACCGCAATCCGGTAGAAAAATCTTCTCGTTCCTGGATGAACGTCCCATTCATTTTGGCCAATCCTGATTTAGATAAAGCGTTTATTACAGAGGCGAAAGAGGCAGGATTAACCACACTCGAAGGTCATCGCTCGGTTGGTGGAATGCGCGCCAGTATTTATAACGCGATGCCTGAAGCCGGAGTTGATGCGTTAATTGATTTTATGGCCGATTTTGAGAAACGCAAAGCCTAA